A window of Solanum stenotomum isolate F172 chromosome 3, ASM1918654v1, whole genome shotgun sequence contains these coding sequences:
- the LOC125858219 gene encoding serine protease inhibitor 5 produces the protein MKCLFLLCLCLVPIVVFSSTFTSQNPINLPSDATPVLDVTGKELDPRLSYRIISTFWGALGGDVYLGKSPNSDAPCANGVFRYNSDVGPSGTPVRFIGSSSHFGPHIFEGELLNIQFDISTSKLCVSYTIWKVGDYDASLGTMLLETGGTIGQADSSWFKIVKSSQLGYNLLYCPFSSDDQFCLKVGVVHQNGKRRLALVKDNPLDVSFKQVQ, from the coding sequence ATGAAGtgtttatttttgttatgtttgtGTTTGGTTCCTATTGTGGTGTTTTCATCAACTTTCACTTCCCAAAATCCCATTAACCTACCTAGTGATGCTACTCCAGTACTTGACGTAACTGGTAAAGAACTTGATCCTCGTTTGAGTTATCGTATTATTTCCACTTTTTGGGGTGCGTTAGGTGGTGATGTGTACCTAGGTAAGTCCCCAAATTCAGATGCCCCTTGTGCAAATGGTGTATTCCGTTACAATTCGGATGTTGGACCTAGCGGTACACCCGTTAGATTCATTGGTTCATCTAGTCATTTTGGACCGCATATCTTCGAAGGTGAACTACTCAACATCCAATTCGATATTTCAACATCGAAATTGTGTGTTAGTTATACAATTTGGAAAGTGGGAGATTACGATGCATCTCTAGGGACGATGTTGTTGGAGACTGGAGGAACCATAGGTCAAGCAGATAGCAGTTGGTTCAAGATTGTTAAATCATCACAACTTGGTTACAACTTATTGTATTGTCCATTTTCCTCTGATGATCAATTCTGTTTAAAAGTTGGTGTAGTTCACCAAAATGGAAAAAGACGTTTGGCTCTTGTTAAGGACAATCCTCTTGATGTCTCCTTCAAGCAAGTCCAGTAA
- the LOC125858226 gene encoding aspartic protease inhibitor 10-like, which yields MMWTKCLFLLCLCLVPFAVFSSTFTSQNPIDLPSTPVLDTSGKEVDPRSSYRMVYTNRSPYGGDIYLDYFPGSITRPCPDGVFRYGQVGPKGIAVRLITPSHGVYEEQEINIQFVISNVEKCGNYTIWKVGPYNREARLKTGQQESKSCFKIVKSPRLLGYELITCDGQLVGTMGNRVALVNNFSLDFDFEKVGD from the exons ATGATGTGGACGAAGtgtttatttttgttatgtCTGTGTTTGGTTCCCTTTGCGGTGTTTTCATCAACTTTCACTTCCCAAAATCCCATTGATCTACCCAGTACTCCGGTACTAGACACGAGCGGTAAAGAAGTTGACCCTCGTTCGAGTTATCGTATGGTTTACACTAATCGGAGTCCCTATGGTGGTGATATATACTTAGATTACTTCCCAGGTTCAATTACCCGGCCTTGTCCAGACGGCGTGTTCCGTTACGGTCAAGTTGGACCTAAGGGTATAG CCGTCAGATTGATTACACCTAGTCATGGTGTGTATGAAGAGCAAGAGATCAACATCCAATTCGTCATTTCCAATGTAGAAAAGTGTGGTAACTATACAATTTGGAAAGTGGGACCTTACAATAGAGAAGCACGGTTGAAGACGGGCCAACAAGAAAGCAAGTCATGTTTCAAGATTGTGAAATCACCACGATTATTGGGTTACGAATTAATTACTTGCGATGGTCAATTAGTGGGTACTATGGGCAATCGTGTGGCCCTTGTGAATAACTTCTCACTTGATTTCGACTTTGAGAAAGTCGGAGACTAG